GCATTTTCTGACTTTATTCTCCTTGGATACTCAAATCTCCCAGATCTCCAAGGTTTGCTATTTTCTGTGTTCCTGATCACATATTCAGGCATTCTAATAGGAAATGGACTAATCATTTATGTTACAATATCTGACCCTGCCCTTCACACTCCTATGTATTTCTTTTTGAGGAACCTGTCTTTCCTGGAGATCTGCTATACTTCAGTCACTGTGCCGAATATGGCGGCCAATTTAGTGGCAGAAAAGAGCAACATTTCATTCCTTGGCTGTGCTGCCCAGATCTACTTCCTACTTATACTAGGAGGCACAGAGTGCTTCCTATTGACTGCCATGGCTTATGATCGATATGTGGCCATATGTAACCCCTTGTATTATAAGCTCATCATGAACAAGCAATTCTGTTTGGTACTCATCACTGGATCATTGGTTGTCAACATGTCCATACATGCGGGGCAAATATATCTAGTGTTCACCTTGCCCTTTTGTGACTCTCATGAAATCAATAACTTATTCTGTGATATACCCCCACTGCTTGATCTGGCCTGCGCTGACACCAATGTTAACCAGTTAATTGTGTTTGCAGCTGCCGTAGTTTTCTTGATCATCCCTTTTTTCCTTATCTTTGCTTCTTATGTGAAAATAATTTCTGCTATTCTGAAGATGCCTTCAGCAGACGGTCGGAAGAAAGTGTTCTCCACTTGCTCCTCACACCTTATTGTTGTATCTCTATTTTATGGCTCAGCAACTATTGTATATCTGAGTCCTAGGTCAAAGGAGACAGAAGACATTAATAAGTTGCTTTCCttgttctataccattttagttCCTATGTTTAACCCCATCATATATAGCCTGAGAAACAGGGAAGTGAAAGTATCCCTGAGAAAATTGTTGGGTAGGAAAATGTGATACTACAAAATAATAGTATTGCCTTCTCCCACCAAACACATTCCAATGGCAAGGAGAGATTACAGATACTGAAGGAGAAGATTCCGGAAACAAGTGGGGGCTCCAACATAGGTGTGGGGGCCATGACAGATTACCCCTGAAGAAATGTCACTCTTGACAGAGAAAGCGATTCCCACCTCTAAGGTGAATCAAATTATAATGTATTAAGTTCATTGTGCTTAAATTTTCAGTGTCACTGTAAAACAGCAATGTTCTGCGTTTTCCATGCAGCCATTTTTCAGCTGTAATCCTTTGCAATTTTACCATACAATGCATATCTGCTTAGAAGTAGAACTCATTAGGGTCAACAGACTTTAGAGATCTGTGCATAGTtatgttggtagagcatgagactcttaatctcaggattgtggcaggttcaagtcccacactgggcaaaagattccttcattgcaaggggctggaatggatgaccctcatggtccttttGAACTCTGTAGTTCTTTGAGTCTATGACTTATTctcatatgttttttttaaaaaaaataggatttcagtctaaataaataaatgttttgtcttttcattaaaaaaatacatgaaaCTCCCTTGGCTGAAACCTGCAAGCACTCCCTTCAGTATTGAAAGCCACAGCAACTGTTACACATTAATCAAACCAACCTAAGGGTTGACTGAAAGatggacacacatgcacactttacATTCAGATACAAAATCTGAGGAATTCTGGATCTTCAATATCTTCTGAAAGAACAAGGACAGCACAACAATATTTGGGATGAAAGCCCTAACCTAATAATTCTCAAAAATAAAGCAAGTCATGCACCTGTACACATCACTTGATAACACACTATTATGCAACAAGTCATGGCTTGCAGTAAAATAACTTCTTTAGAAAGTATTGTGTTTGAGGTCATGCAAAAATTGCATCTCTGATCGTCAAAGTAGGGTTGAGGGGAAAAGGGTATCTTGAAGTTATTCATACTATTTGTGAGTAGTGAAGGGGAAGGGGAGCATTTCACCAAATACAATTAGCGGGCTTGACATTCTACAATGATTTGTGTGGGGTGAAAGAAAACATTAGCAGCAAACTCTTTTGAAAAtgtgtgtatctgacgaagtgtgcatgcacacgaaagctcataccaaaataaaaacttagttggtctttgaggtgctactgaaggaattttttatttcttctgaaaATGTTGGCTTTCTTAGGTTGCAGTCCAAGTATGAGGGGAAGGGTGGGGCCTGTCTACCTTCTCCAATATCCTTCTGGACTCTTGCTGCAAAGATGAAAACAAAAGCGCCTTTCCTGATATTTAGTGGAGGATTTTAAAGGAAGCCTTCCTCCCATTGGATACAATGGGATGAAAATAAAAGGTAGCAAACTATGCCAGTTTATTGAATGGACATCATTGCGTGACCAGGaggcgacagccccagcccccagggatcataaggaaggaataaagactctggcaatgttatatggaattaaaattaggccacaactttattaaacttccaaatgtaggaagaccttggcttaggcctttgGCATGGTgtatccctccccgccccccagccagggggaactggggctcatcagggtaaatgggatatgggggtgtagcaggcagcccagcccatatcccccccccacacacagtagtgtatggccagtgacacctaTATACATAAACCCTTTAAGAGTGGGACCttgtgagtcaccacttcatgccccccccccatatagggaagaaaagactaaaggattccacccaaggccttgatcgccaaagttgtgacgaattgctacagggaagacaaaacctgccaatgcaggaaaatttcttctcGGTCCTTcagcagcaaccagtcaaagaccatagcagcacccgctaaacaggaagaaaaagttaacctgcaaacaagaaacattaaacaaagggagggtgaatctccagagccaactgcctggctattgccagctccaccccctatttatgaATGGGGCTGTCCCAACCTCTCAGCAAGAAGCCTCACTCCTGAGGCTGGGTGTAAGCCTCTGAATAATAACATTGAGAAGCAAGCCAGCCTCCTTTTACCACTAAGctccttgggaactgtagtcccgcgcacgatcctgcaaagggcacccacattctgaagtgtgagtgctcattataaTTGTTTGGGAGGTTTTGTGCAATTCCCATAAAAGATTATAATGCAATAAGGGAATTGATGGAGAATTGTGTGAAATGGCAGACATTTTGATGCAACATCAGCTAcgctccctgcaaacaaatcagaatcactgctcattaaatagccagtgTTGATTAAAGTTAAactattggagagttacagtgcatgctgtgactgtagagataTGGGGGAGAGATGTTTTATTGCAGATGGACAAATTAAGGCGTCTGGTTTCGCTGCTGCAAGTGCACAATGCCAC
The window above is part of the Zootoca vivipara chromosome 13, rZooViv1.1, whole genome shotgun sequence genome. Proteins encoded here:
- the LOC118094518 gene encoding olfactory receptor 10AG1-like translates to MARDNHTAFSDFILLGYSNLPDLQGLLFSVFLITYSGILIGNGLIIYVTISDPALHTPMYFFLRNLSFLEICYTSVTVPNMAANLVAEKSNISFLGCAAQIYFLLILGGTECFLLTAMAYDRYVAICNPLYYKLIMNKQFCLVLITGSLVVNMSIHAGQIYLVFTLPFCDSHEINNLFCDIPPLLDLACADTNVNQLIVFAAAVVFLIIPFFLIFASYVKIISAILKMPSADGRKKVFSTCSSHLIVVSLFYGSATIVYLSPRSKETEDINKLLSLFYTILVPMFNPIIYSLRNREVKVSLRKLLGRKM